One Sediminicola sp. YIK13 DNA segment encodes these proteins:
- a CDS encoding sulfite exporter TauE/SafE family protein, translating into MLISAVILGLLGSLHCVGMCGPIAFLLPVDRSNSYKKFSQILMYHLGRLLAYGTMGLVFGFLGKGLYVFGMQQKLSIFIGILMILVVLLPYRAFQKYNLSKPWFKVISRVKSRLGKELQKKSADTFLTIGLLNGFLPCGLVYMSLFAAIAMGNPWHGSLYMILFGLGTIPLMTSAIYLTGILKGSARKRIQKLIPVFVIVIGLLFIVRGLGLGIPFISPEPVIELVSSNIDCVD; encoded by the coding sequence ATGCTGATATCTGCTGTCATATTGGGACTCTTGGGCAGCTTGCACTGTGTAGGAATGTGCGGGCCCATTGCCTTTCTGTTGCCTGTGGATAGAAGCAATTCCTATAAGAAATTCTCCCAAATCCTCATGTATCATTTGGGAAGACTCTTGGCCTATGGCACCATGGGATTGGTGTTTGGTTTTTTGGGCAAGGGACTCTATGTCTTTGGCATGCAGCAAAAACTATCAATTTTTATTGGCATCCTTATGATACTTGTGGTACTGCTTCCCTATAGAGCCTTTCAAAAGTACAATTTATCCAAACCCTGGTTCAAGGTGATTTCAAGAGTAAAAAGTCGGTTGGGAAAAGAGCTCCAGAAAAAATCAGCGGACACGTTCTTGACCATCGGTTTATTAAACGGGTTCCTTCCTTGCGGTTTGGTCTATATGTCACTTTTTGCTGCCATTGCCATGGGCAATCCTTGGCACGGTTCATTGTATATGATACTTTTTGGATTGGGCACTATTCCGTTGATGACCTCAGCTATTTATTTAACGGGCATTTTAAAAGGCAGTGCACGTAAAAGGATACAAAAACTGATTCCGGTCTTTGTAATTGTGATTGGTCTTCTTTTTATTGTTCGTGGCTTGGGACTGGGCATACCCTTTATATCGCCAGAGCCGGTTATAGAATTGGTCTCCAGCAACATTGATTGTGTTGATTAA
- a CDS encoding FixH family protein: protein MKINWGTAVVLAFIAFISFILFFVVRMTMDSNSNHDLVTEGYYKEELGFQKKMDAEHNANNLSTKISIEKTDLGWEISFPEAMEPQKLMGTVSLYRPSNKHLDFDLPINISNSNLLIPDKRLLDGRWDITISLEYENKNYLHKESLTYIKN, encoded by the coding sequence ATGAAAATAAATTGGGGAACAGCAGTAGTCTTAGCCTTCATTGCCTTTATAAGCTTTATCCTATTTTTTGTGGTCAGGATGACGATGGATAGTAACTCCAATCACGATCTGGTGACCGAAGGATATTATAAAGAAGAGCTGGGCTTTCAAAAAAAAATGGATGCCGAACACAATGCCAATAATTTAAGCACAAAGATTAGCATTGAAAAGACCGATTTAGGTTGGGAAATAAGCTTTCCAGAAGCCATGGAACCACAAAAATTAATGGGAACAGTGTCCTTATACAGACCATCTAATAAGCACTTGGATTTTGATTTACCTATCAATATATCCAATTCAAATTTGCTCATACCCGACAAACGCTTGTTGGATGGTCGATGGGACATTACGATTTCCCTGGAATATGAAAACAAAAACTATTTACACAAGGAAAGCCTGACCTATATTAAAAATTAA